One part of the Microtus ochrogaster isolate Prairie Vole_2 chromosome 18, MicOch1.0, whole genome shotgun sequence genome encodes these proteins:
- the LOC101987887 gene encoding protocadherin gamma-C3 isoform X24, translating to MVAEARSSGLQAPPNTDWRFSQAQRPGTSGSQNGDETGTWPNNQFDTEMLQAMILASASEAADGSSTLGGGAGTMGLSARYGPQFTLQHVPDYRQNVYIPGSNATLTNAAGKRDGKAPAGGNGNKKKSGKKEKK from the exons CAAGCCCCGCCCAACACCGACTGGCGTTTCTCTCAAGCCCAGAGACCCGGCACAAGCGG ctcccaaaATGGTGATGAGACCGGCACCTGGCCCAACAACCAGTTTGATACAGAGATGCTGCAAGCCATGATCTTGGCCTCTGCCAGTG aaGCTGCTGATGGGAGCTCCACTTTAGGAGGGGGCGCTGGCACCATGGGCTTGAGTGCTCGCTATGGACCCCAGTTCACCCTGCAGCATGTGCCCGACTACCGCCAGAATGTGTACATCCCTGGCAGCAATGCCACACTGACCAATGCAGCTGGCAAGCGAGATGGCAAGGCTCCAGCAGGCGGTAACGGCAACAAAAAGAAGTCCggcaagaaagagaagaagtaa